In Megalopta genalis isolate 19385.01 chromosome 7, iyMegGena1_principal, whole genome shotgun sequence, a single window of DNA contains:
- the gudu gene encoding armadillo repeat-containing protein gudu, with protein sequence MPPKRKKDAKKMDLEPLPTIEPDIPEMIESDEPPRPLVSMVTGEPFGPRVQQIVEKMEDESSDDEPESESDEELKRLTEDLSEVPSEFWHIQKLIRYMKAGNQTATLVALCLLKDYDLDSRIIQRAIQEMGGLEILVNLLETTDLKCQSGSLAVLLQIAKSSEMRRCLIDLGIVSPLIQMLKHPARDIQILAAETMAIIAQIRKARKQIRLRGGVPLILDVMDVPDSILRQPFDTSNEVNKELMSVAIACAKVLDSLSSSPKIKEELRKHGAVKIMERFLKSKHTSLVIPMMGSVQQCAVMPIFRDAFEETSIMYSVVHHLKNDDIKLKENCALAIFNCGPNKIARDIVRETNGLDILCKLVKCKEVQENKSLLAAVTGGIWKCAISPENVARFNQNDLVASLVTFLEEYEDEDVQVNAVGALAECCKDPANRTILRVNDGLPKLIRLLTSTHEPLLENVPLVLKECAQDEECMDIINDPEHVLDGVRLIWSLLKHPSDKIKRNACLALVPCIKYAKDSPEMVRAFVGGLELTVSLLKSKDTEVLSAVCATIAEIATDPENLGILSDHGVVEELAKLVLTEDESLRANLTLAVAYCSEWEENSYKFGQLNAVAPLVKYMSSKNTDVLRGVCIAAYHLSKEPSNCITMHSSGVIKHILRLVGSDDPEVQIAAASTIRNIRKLALTAEKLNLKEINTLEETDFLL encoded by the exons ATGCCGCCAAAACGGAAAAAAGATGCCAAGAAGATGGACCTCGAGCCTTTACCAAC AATTGAGCCGGACATCCCGGAAATGATAGAATCGGATGAACCACCGAGGCCATTGGTGTCGATGGTCACAGGAGAGCCATTTGGGCCACGAGTCCAGCAAATTGTTGAGAAAATGGAAGACGAAAGCTCGGACGACGAACCCGAGTCCGAAAGCGACGAGGAACTGAAACGATTGACGGAAGATCTATCGGAAGTGCCTTCGGAATTCTGGCACATACAAAAGCTTATCAGATATATGAAAGCAGGCAATCAGACTGCCACTTTGGTGGCGCTTTGCCTGCTGAAGGACTACGACCTCGATAGTAGG aTCATTCAACGAGCCATCCAAGAAATGGGGGGCTTAGAGATTTTGGTGAATCTTCTCGAAACCACGGATTTAAAATGTCAAAGCGGTTCTTTGGCGGTGTTGCTGCAGATTGCGAAATCCTCAGAGATGCGACGATGCTTGATCGATCTGGGCATCGTATCACCCTTGATCCAAATGTTAAAACATCCAGCTAGAGACATACAA ATCCTGGCTGCAGAGACCATGGCGATTATTGCGCAAATAAGGAAAGCGCGCAAGCAAATACGTCTTCGAGGCGGCGTGCCGCTTATT CTGGACGTAATGGACGTACCCGACTCTATTCTCCGTCAGCCTTTCGACACCTCGAACGAAGTTAACAAGGAATTAATGTCGGTCGCGATAGCTTGCGCGAAGGTGTTGGACTCTCTGAGCAGCAGTCCTAAGATAAAAGAGGAGCTTCGCAAGCACGGCGCGGTTAAAATTATGGAGCGTTTCTTGAAATCGAAACACACGTCGTTGGTGATACCCATGATGGGTTCTGTTCAACAATGCGCAGTCATG CCAATTTTCCGAGACGCGTTCGAAGAAACGAGCATCATGTACTCGGTGGTGCATCACTTGAAAAACGACGACATCAAATTGAAAGAGAACTGCGCCCTAGCGATATTCAACTGCGGCCCGAACAAGATTGCGAGGGACATAGTTCGGGAGACAAACGGTCTGGACATACTCTGCAAATTAGTTAAATGTAAAGAGGTTCAGGAGAACAAGAGTCTCTTGGCAGCGGTCACCGGCGGAATTTGGAAATGCGCGATAAGCCCCGAGAATGTGGCGAGATTTAATCAAAACGATTTGGTGGCTTCTTTGGTCACGTTCCTAGAGGAATACGAAGACGAAGATGTACAAGTAAACGCTGTAGGGGCTCTGGCAGAATGTTGCAAGGATCCTGCGAATAGAACCATCCTCAGAGTGAACGACGGTCTACCGAAACTT ATCAGATTGTTAACGTCCACGCACGAGCCTCTACTGGAGAATGTACCGCTGGTGTTGAAGGAATGCGCGCAAGACGAAGAGTGCATGGACATCATCAACGATCCGGAGCACGTTCTGGATGGCGTGCGGTTGATCTGGTCGTTGCTGAAGCATCCCAGCGACAAAATCAAAAGAAATGCTTGTCTCGCGTTGGTCCCTTGTATTAAATACGCGAAAGACTCGCCGGAAATGGTGCGGGCGTTTGTGGGCGGACTAGAACTTACGGTCAGCCTCCTCAAGAGCAAAGACACCGAAGTTCTGAGCGCGGTTTGCGCTACCATCGCCGAAATCGCGACCGATCCGGAAAATCTGGGCATTCTTAGCGACCACGGCGTGGTGGAGGAACTGGCGAAGCTCGTGTTAACG GAAGATGAAAGTCTGCGCGCAAACTTGACTTTGGCTGTAGCGTATTGCAGCGAATGGGAAGAAAATAGTTACAAGTTTGGCCAATTAAATGCGGTTGCGCCGCTTGTTAAATACATGTCCAGCAAAAATACAGACGTTCTCAGAGGCGTTTGTATAGCGGCGTACCATTTGAGCAAAGAACCCTCGAATTGCATTACCATGCACTCGTCTGGCGTGATAAAG CATATATTGCGTTTGGTTGGATCCGACGATCCAGAAGTGCAGATTGCTGCTGCATCTACGATTCGAAACATAAGGAAGCTTGCGTTGACAGCGGAGAAGTTGAACCTTAAAGAAAT AAACACGTTGGAGGAAACAGATTTTCTCCTGTAA
- the LOC117219842 gene encoding cysteine-rich hydrophobic domain-containing protein 2, translating into MADFDAIYEEEEENEQNLEEHYVTMVPDPIVIRGAGNMTVFGLSNCFESGFPNELVSRVAPEEFKATVMRINSVLKKTLPVNVKWLFCGCVCCCCTLGCSLWPVICLSKRTQHSLNKLLEWENSRLYHKLGLHWRLAKQRCDTSSMMEYVLLIEFIPKIPIYKPD; encoded by the exons ATGGCAGATTTCGACGCGATCTACGAAGAGGAGgaagaaaatgaacaaaatttgGAGGAACATTACGTGACAATGGTGCCGGATCCCATAGTTATTCGGGGAGCTGGAAACATGACTGT ATTTGGTCTTAGTAATTGTTTTGAATCGGGGTTTCCAAATGAGCTGGTATCACGCGTTGCCCCAGAAGAATTCAAAGCAACTGTTATGAGAATAAACAGTGTGTTGAAAAAAACTTTACCCGTTAATGTTAAGTGGTTATTTTGTGGCTGTGTCTGCTGTTGTTGTACATTAGGTTGTTCTCTTTGGCCTGTCATCTGTTTAAGTAAAAGA ACACAGCACTCGTTAAACAAATTATTAGAATGGGAAAACAGTAGACTATATCATAAACTTGGATTACATTGGAGGCTGGCAAAACAAAGATGTGATACGTCGTCTATGATGGAATAT GTtctattaattgaatttattccAAAAATACCCATATACAAACCTGACTAA
- the LOC117219864 gene encoding uncharacterized protein LOC117219864 isoform X1 — translation MFSLKNINAYIIILILYVVFQTVETTQFLVKNDTRGNLSCSLSLTTLDFIYNFTKPDLENVWPCEVRFYWLSLQPFVNIVRFLLGYITPLIIILGVLLNTVSFMMLSTPILCESNLSLYLKALALSDNGALIFNYAVGIAKSHFPFVNNLFMNSRFLCSLNSVTMEFFQFTSTWLVVALTWTRVFAIIFPFGIPGNCNNCSEMITIITLICTSFVISLTKLYSGGYETDSVFEFIPCQKKIKPWGSAMYFYIALSTWLPLLFIFVGNILLICHMRKTERIRCQLTQNFKQRANKTHHTSRILFVVSSVYLVLLLPLGIVETLELYWDIILIKEPTTEPKKKAEYIHWLKEKMLLKWCRGLCFHVYHWNFAINFFLYYLTGEKFRNVVIQKTRHYKRVCSRHIDKCISCPKYPMHTKSMQCSNVLLIKVITLGEHSINDSVSRLNNGSTVTNI, via the exons atgttttcattaaaaaatataaacgcATACATTATAATACTGATATTATATGTGGTATTCCAGACTGTAGAAACCACTCAATTTTTAGTGAAAAATGATACCAG AGGAAATCTATCGTGTTCACTGTCATTAACAACTTTGGACTTCATTTACAATTTCACAAAACCCGATTTAGAAAATGTGTGGCCATGTGAAGTACGTTTTTACTGGTTATCATTGCAACCGTTTGTTAATATTGTGCGTTTCCTGCTTGGATACATAACGCCGTTGATTATAATCCTCG GTGTGTTATTAAACACTGTTTCTTTCATGATGCTAAGCACTCCTATACTCTGCGAATCAAACTTGTCACTTTACCTGAAAGCACTTGCATTATCTGATAACGGAgcactaatttttaattatgcTGTGGGTATTGCAAAGTCTCATTTTCCATTCGTCAATAATCTCTTTATG aatagCAGATTTCTGTGCAGTCTGAATTCTGTTACTATGGAATTCTTTCAATTTACATCAACTTGGCTCGTTGTAGCACTCACATGGACACGAGTCTTTGCTATCATTTTCCCTTTTGGTATACCTGGTAATTGCAACAATTGTTCTGAAATGATAACTATAATTACCTTAATATGCACCAGCTTTGTAATATCATTAACAAAACTGTATTCTGGAG GATATGAAACAGACAGTGTTTTTGAATTCATACCATGTCAGAAAAAGATCAAACCATGGGGTAGTGCCATGTATTTTTACATAGCTTTATCAACTTGGCTACCTCTATTGTTCATATTTGTTGGGAATATTTTGCTTATTTGTCATATGAGAAAAACTGAAAGAATTCGTTGCCAACTAACTC AAAATTTCAAACAGAGAGCGAACAAAACGCATCACACATCTAGAATACTGTTTGTAGTATCATCTGTTTATTTAGTGCTCTTACTGCCTCTGGGCATTGTTGAAACCTTGGAACTTTATTGGGACATTATTCTGATCAAAGAACCTACTACTGAACCAAAGAAGAAAGCTGAGTATATACACTG GTTGAAGGAGAAAATGTTATTAAAATGGTGCCGTGGTTTATGCTTTCACGTATACCACTGGAATTTTGCAATTAACTTCTTTTTGTATTATCTCACAGGTGAAAAGTTTAGGAACGTTGTGATACAAAAAACGCGGCACTACAAACGTGTATGTTCAAGACACATTGATAAATGTATCTCTTGTCCGAAATACCCTATGCACACAAAATCTATGCAATGTTCAAATGTATTATTGATAAAAGTCATAACACTAGGCGAACATTCTATTAACGACAGTGTTTCTAGACTGAACAATGGTAGTACCGTGACAAATATTTAA
- the Brms1 gene encoding breast cancer metastasis-suppressor 1-like protein: MPSVKDESEAEGEEMSHDSNESNQSSASCDSSADHSDSDDSSEMDEDECERRRNECMENLVDLERQFTLLKEQLYRERITQVDTKLGEVRIGKSEEYLIPLERLKENMKTKTEVAGILKQYRLQNIQNKFLAEEQAALQNFESEKEFIWDCIHNDLQDKIRRLEEDRNNVDIHADLWLNSTGRRRRNHTERRRAVSVAGPYIVYMLNDADILEDWALIKKSLTSRKTEMI; this comes from the exons ATGCCAAGCGTGAAAGATGAATCAGAAGCAGAAGGGGAAGAAATGTCACACGATAGCAATGAAAGTAATCAGAGTTCTGCATCATGCGACAGCAGTGCAGACCATAGCGATAGCGATGATTCTTCAGAGATGGATGAGGATGAATGCGAAAGACGACGTAATGAATGTATGGAAAACTTAGTAGATTTAGAAAGACAATTTACACTCCTTAAAGAGCA acTCTATCGTGAGAGGATTACTCAAGTAGATACAAAACTAGGAGAAGTTCGAATTGGAaaatctgaagaatatttaataCCACTAGAACGTTTAAAAGAGAATATGAAAACAAAGACAGAAGTTGCTGGAATACTAAAACAATACAGGTTACAGAATATACAAAACAAATTTTTGGCAGAGGAGCAGGCTGCATTACAAAATTTCGAAAGTGAGAAAGAATTTATCTGGGATTGCATTCATAACGATTTGCAAGACAAAATTCGAAGGTTGGAAGAAGATAGAAATAATGTTGATATTCATGCCGATTTATGGCTAAACTCGACTGGTAGAAGACGTAGAAATCACACTGAAAGGAGAAGAGCAGTTTCCGTTGCTGGGCCTTACATTGTTTACATGCTAAACGATGCAGATATTCTTGAGGATTGGGCGTTGATAAAGAAGAGTCTAACCAGCCGAAAAACTGAGATGATTtaa
- the LOC117219864 gene encoding uncharacterized protein LOC117219864 isoform X2, producing the protein MFSLKNINAYIIILILYVVFQTVETTQFLVKNDTRGNLSCSLSLTTLDFIYNFTKPDLENVWPCEVRFYWLSLQPFVNIVRFLLGYITPLIIILGVLLNTVSFMMLSTPILCESNLSLYLKALALSDNGALIFNYAVGIAKSHFPFVNNLFMNSRFLCSLNSVTMEFFQFTSTWLVVALTWTRVFAIIFPFGIPGNCNNCSEMITIITLICTSFVISLTKLYSGGYETDSVFEFIPCQKKIKPWGSAMYFYIALSTWLPLLFIFVGNILLICHMRKTERIRCQLTLLLLPLGIVETLELYWDIILIKEPTTEPKKKAEYIHWLKEKMLLKWCRGLCFHVYHWNFAINFFLYYLTGEKFRNVVIQKTRHYKRVCSRHIDKCISCPKYPMHTKSMQCSNVLLIKVITLGEHSINDSVSRLNNGSTVTNI; encoded by the exons atgttttcattaaaaaatataaacgcATACATTATAATACTGATATTATATGTGGTATTCCAGACTGTAGAAACCACTCAATTTTTAGTGAAAAATGATACCAG AGGAAATCTATCGTGTTCACTGTCATTAACAACTTTGGACTTCATTTACAATTTCACAAAACCCGATTTAGAAAATGTGTGGCCATGTGAAGTACGTTTTTACTGGTTATCATTGCAACCGTTTGTTAATATTGTGCGTTTCCTGCTTGGATACATAACGCCGTTGATTATAATCCTCG GTGTGTTATTAAACACTGTTTCTTTCATGATGCTAAGCACTCCTATACTCTGCGAATCAAACTTGTCACTTTACCTGAAAGCACTTGCATTATCTGATAACGGAgcactaatttttaattatgcTGTGGGTATTGCAAAGTCTCATTTTCCATTCGTCAATAATCTCTTTATG aatagCAGATTTCTGTGCAGTCTGAATTCTGTTACTATGGAATTCTTTCAATTTACATCAACTTGGCTCGTTGTAGCACTCACATGGACACGAGTCTTTGCTATCATTTTCCCTTTTGGTATACCTGGTAATTGCAACAATTGTTCTGAAATGATAACTATAATTACCTTAATATGCACCAGCTTTGTAATATCATTAACAAAACTGTATTCTGGAG GATATGAAACAGACAGTGTTTTTGAATTCATACCATGTCAGAAAAAGATCAAACCATGGGGTAGTGCCATGTATTTTTACATAGCTTTATCAACTTGGCTACCTCTATTGTTCATATTTGTTGGGAATATTTTGCTTATTTGTCATATGAGAAAAACTGAAAGAATTCGTTGCCAACTAACTC TGCTCTTACTGCCTCTGGGCATTGTTGAAACCTTGGAACTTTATTGGGACATTATTCTGATCAAAGAACCTACTACTGAACCAAAGAAGAAAGCTGAGTATATACACTG GTTGAAGGAGAAAATGTTATTAAAATGGTGCCGTGGTTTATGCTTTCACGTATACCACTGGAATTTTGCAATTAACTTCTTTTTGTATTATCTCACAGGTGAAAAGTTTAGGAACGTTGTGATACAAAAAACGCGGCACTACAAACGTGTATGTTCAAGACACATTGATAAATGTATCTCTTGTCCGAAATACCCTATGCACACAAAATCTATGCAATGTTCAAATGTATTATTGATAAAAGTCATAACACTAGGCGAACATTCTATTAACGACAGTGTTTCTAGACTGAACAATGGTAGTACCGTGACAAATATTTAA